A single region of the Salvia miltiorrhiza cultivar Shanhuang (shh) chromosome 8, IMPLAD_Smil_shh, whole genome shotgun sequence genome encodes:
- the LOC130997476 gene encoding phospholipase D zeta 1-like has protein sequence MSRERLISSYDRSAVLSSHSLRFSGDAAASTRIFDELPTATIVSVSRPDASDITPLLLSYNIELQYKQFKWQLWKKASQVIYLHLSLKKRAIIEEFHEKQEQVKELLHNIGVGDHATVVHDEDDPDAGALPIYHDESLRNRNIPSRAVFSVIRPALGKQQISDKGKAAMQGYLNHFLGNLDIVNSREVCKFLEVSRLSFSEEYGPKLKEGYVLVKHLDGSSEEDTCPGSWLCSCCCGRNWRKVWLVLKPGYLAFLGNHFDTKLLDIVVFDVLPASNKKGDDEVHLAKQSKERNPLRHAFKVCSGNRSIKIRTTSNAKVLEWISAINAVESKRSESWCHPHRFNSFAPTRGLAEDGSLAQWFIDGKAAFESIASSIERARSEIYITGWWLCPELYLRRPYHNNSSSRLDILLEAKAKEGVQIHILLYKEVSLALKINSLYSKRKLLSIHENVKVLRYPDHLSSGVYLWSHHEKLVIVDNKICYIGGLDLCFGRFDTTEHKISDLPPFLWPGKDYYNPRESEPNSWEDALKDELDREKYPRMPWHDVHCAVWGPPCRDIARHFVQRWNHAKRSKAPNEEKIPLLMPQHQMVLPHYMGKSSEIDISRKISEVEPEGLSRKNSFSSETPPDDIPLLLPHDANGPESSVMENKWNAFNSSKYTPNEKIGHIRSRSLSYQDTRFSFFDNYDTANIKSATTVETTSEPDLQRSQVKSANEVTQVGPRSLCRCQVVRSVSQWSAGTNQTEDSIHRAYCALIEEAEHFIYIENQFFISGLAEDEVIQNRVLESLYNRIMRAHKEKTCFRVIIVIPLLPGFQGGVDDGGAATVRAIMHWQYRTICRTESSILQKLSAELGPVMHNYISFFGLRNYGRLFDGGPLVTSQVYVHSKVMIVDDRRALIGSSNINDRSLLGSRDSEIAILLEDKEFVDSSMDGSLWKAGKFAFSLRLSLWTEHLGLHTEEVAKIKDPIADTTYKDFWLEIAKSNTKIYHDVFSCIPNDSIHSRSALRQSMNHWKQKLEHTTIDLGVAPEKLEIHQDGEVTQMDPETKLKSVRGQLVSFPLEFMRQEDDLRPMFIEGEFYASSQVFH, from the exons ATGTCGCGAGAGAGGTTGATTTCCAGCTACGACCGCTCCGCGGTCTTGTCGTCTCACTCGCTCCGCTTCAGCGGCGACGCGGCGGCGTCCACCAGGATTTTCGATGAGTTGCCCACGGCTACTATAGTATCGGTCTCGCGTCCAGATGCGAGCGACATCACGCCATTGCTGTTGTCGTACAACATTGAGCTCCAGTACAAACAG TTCAAGTGGCAATTGTGGAAAAAGGCTTCTCAAGTTATTTATTTACACCTTTCACTAAAGAAACGTGCAATAATTGAAGAATTTCATGAGAAGCAGGAGCAG GTTAAGGAACTTCTACATAACATAGGAGTAGGAGATCATGCAACAGTTGTGCATGATGAGGATGACCCTGATGCTGGAGCTTTGCCAATATATCATGACGAAAGTCTTAGGAACAG AAATATTCCATCAAGAGCTGTTTTCTCAGTTATTCGGCCAGCCCTTGGTAAGCAACAGATTTCAGACAAAGGAAAAGCTGCAATGCAAGGTTACCTGAATCATTTTCTGGGGAACTTGGACATTGTTAATTCACGAgag GTATGCAAGTTCTTGGAGGTGTCTAGGTTATCATTTTCAGAAGAGTACGGTCCAAAGCTGAAAGAAGGTTATGTGTTGGTTAAGCATTTGGACGGATCTTCAGAGGAAGATACATGCCCAGGATCTTGGCTATGCTCTTGTTGTTGTGGCAGAAATTGGCGAAAA GTTTGGCTTGTTCTGAAACCGGGATACCTGGCTTTCCTTGGAAATCATTTTGATACCAAACTCTTAGACATAGTTGTCTTTGATGTCCTACCGGCTTCAAATAagaaaggagatgatgaagTGCATTTGGCGAAACAGTCGAAGGAACGAAATCCTTTGCGCCATGCATTTAAG GTTTGTAGTGGGAATAGAAGTATAAAGATAAGGACTACAAGCAACGCTAAAGTTCTAGAGTGGATATCTGCAATTAATGCCGTCGAGTCAAAGCGTTCTGAAAGTTGGTGTCATCCTCACCGTTTTAATTCATTTGCTCCTACTAGAGGACTGGCAGAAGATGGAAGCCTAGCTCAATGGTTTATAGACGGAAAAGCAGCATTTGAATCAATTGCTTCATCCATAGAGCGAGCTAGATCCGAG ATATACATAACCGGATGGTGGCTTTGCCCAGAATTGTACTTAAGACGGCCATATCACAATAACAGCTCCTCCAGGCTTGATATTTTACTTGAGGCTAAAGCTAAGGAAGGGGTTCAG ATACACATTCTTCTCTACAAGGAAGTTTCTCTTGCTTTAAAAATTAATAGCTTATATAGTAAGAGAAAGCTTCTTAGCATTCATGAAAATGTCAAAGTTCTACGGTATCCTGATCATTTGTCAAGTGGCGTCTACTTATG GTCTCACCATGAAAAACTTGTTATTGTGGATAACAAAATATGTTATATCGGAGGGCTAGATTTATGCTTTGGCCGGTTTGACACTACTGAACACAAAATAAGTGATTTGCCTCCCTTCTTATGGCCTGGAAAAGACTACTACAATCCAAG AGAATCGGAACCAAATTCATGGGAGGATGCCCTAAAAGATGAACTGGATAGAGAAAAATACCCTCGGATGCCGTGGCATGATGTTCATTGTGCCGTATGGGGCCCCCCTTGCAGGGATATTGCTAGACATTTTGTTCAGCGCTGGAATCATGCAAAG AGGAGTAAAGCACCAAATGAGGAGAAAATACCGTTACTTATGCCGCAACATCAGATGGTTTTACCGCACTACATGGGAAAAAGCAGTGAAATAGACATTAGCAGGAAAATCTCTGAAGTTGAACCAGAGGGTTTGAGTAGGAAAAATTCATTTTCCTCAGAAACACCACCTGACGACATCCCACTACTTTTGCCGCATGACGCGAATGGTCCAGAGTCTTCCGTCATGGAAAATAAATGGAATGCCTTCAACTCAAGTAAATACACCCCAAATGAGAAGATTGGTCATATTAGAAGCAGGTCACTTTCTTACCAAGACACGAGATTTAGTTTCTTTGATAACTATGATACTGCAAATATCAAAAGTGCAACAACAGTGGAGACAACCTCAGAACCTGATCTGCAACGAAGCCAGGTCAAATCAGCCAATGAAGTAACACAAGTTGGTCCACGTAGTTTATGCCGCTGCCAG GTTGTCAGGAGTGTGAGCCAGTGGTCTGCTGGGACAAATCAAACTGAAGACAGTATTCATAGAGCTTATTGTGCTCTCATTGAGGAGGCAGAGCACTTCATATATATTGAG AATCAATTTTTTATATCAGGCCTTGCAGAAGATGAAGTTATACAAAACCGTGTGCTTGAATCTCTGTATAACCGCATAATGCGGGCTCACAAAGAGAAAACGTGCTTCAGAGTCATAATTGTCATCCCACTCTTACCTGGGTTTCAG GGTGGTGTGGATGATGGAGGTGCTGCTACTGTTAGAGCAATAATGCATTGGCAGTACCGTACTATTTGCAGAACAGAAAGTTCAATATTGCAAAAACTTAGCGCAGAGCTTGGTCCTGTAATGCATAATTACATATCTTTCTTTGGTTTAAGAAATTATGGCAGACTTTTTGATGGTGGTCCTCTGGTTACGAGTCAG GTTTATGTCCACAGTAAAGTTATGATAGTAGACGATCGTCGTGCTTTGATTGGGTCGTCCAATATTAATGATCGCAGTTTGCTGGGTTCAAGAGACTCAGAG ATTGCTATCCTGTTAGAAGATAAAGAGTTTGTTGATTCATCCATGGATGGGAGCCTATGGAAGGCTGGAAAGTTTGCTTTTAGCCTTAGACTTTCCTTGTGGACTGAGCACCTTGGTCTACATACTGAAGAG GTTGCTAAAATAAAAGACCCCATAGCTGACACAACATACAAAGATTTCTGGTTAGAAATTGCCAAG TCGAATACAAAGATCTATCACGATGTATTCTCTTGCATTCCGAATGACAGCATCCACTCTAG ATCTGCTCTTAGACAAAGTATGAACCATTGGAAACAGAAGCTTGAGCACACAACGATTGACTTAGGAGTGGCACCAGAGAAACTTGAAATTCATCAGGATGGGGAAGTCACCCAGATGGATCCGGAGACGAAGCTAAAATCAGTGAGAGGACAACTTGTTTCCTTCCCACTGGAGTTCATGAGGCAAGAAGATGATCTAAGACCAATGTTCATCGAGGGTGAGTTCTACGCGTCATCACAGGTATTCCATTGA
- the LOC130997477 gene encoding probable protein phosphatase 2C 34, which translates to MMLEFHVVSRSICGGDMGHFSSMFNGLARSISSIKKTRNLKNNDDGKEAVKAMAKDAKKNELILRSSGIVNVDGSNNLASVYSKRGEKGVNQDCCIVWEEFGCQEDMIFCGIFDGHGPWGHFVAKNVRDSMPSSLLCNWQETLVDAAVDPDFDLGSQKKLHSFNIWKHSYLKTCAAVDQQLEHHRKIDAFNSGTTALTIVRQGENMFLANVGDSRAVLGTPSDDGDMVAVQLSTDFKPNLPQEAERITECNGRVYSLDDEPGVHRVWLPHEDSPGLAMSRAFGDYCVKDFGLISVPQVIHRHITSKDQFVVLATDGVWDVVSNEEAVQIVWECEERGKAAKRLVERAADGWRKKRRGIAMDDISAIVLFFHSSSSSHQFQIVPTLK; encoded by the exons ATGATGTTGGAATTCCAT GTTGTGAGCAGAAGTATCTGTGGAGGGGATATGGGGCATTTTTCTTCGATGTTCAATGGGCTGGCGAGGTCGATTTCTTCAATCAAGAAAACGAGAAATTTGAAGAACAATGATGATGGGAAAGAGGCTGTTAAAGCTATGGCGAAGGATGCCAAGAAAAATGAGTTGATATTGAGGTCATCAGGAATCGTGAATGTAGATGGCTCCAACAACTTGGCCTCAGTTTACTCAAAGAGGGGAGAGAAAGGTGTGAATCAAGATTGCTGTATTGTTTGGGAG GAATTTGGGTGTCAAGAAGACATGATATTCTGTGGGATATTCGACGGGCATGGTCCGTGGGGGCATTTTGTGGCGAAGAATGTTAGAGACTCGATGCCTTCGTCTCTTCTCTGCAACTGGCAAGAAACACTTGTTGATGCTGCAGTTGATCCTGATTTCGATTTGGGGTCCCAGAAGAAGCTCCATAGCTTCAACATATGGAAGCATTCCTATTTGAAGACGTGCGCAGCCGTTGATCAGCAGCTTGAGCACCACCGCAAGATTGATGCATTCAACAGCGGCACCACAGCCTTGACAATTGTTAGGCAG GGAGAAAATATGTTCTTAGCAAATGTGGGAGACTCGCGTGCTGTGCTGGGTACGCCTTCTGATGATGGGGATATGGTGGCAGTGCAGCTCAGCACGGACTTCAAACCTAATCTACCTC AGGAGGCGGAGCGAATAACAGAGTGTAATGGGAGAGTATACAGCCTGGATGATGAGCCAGGGGTTCACAGAGTGTGGTTGCCACATGAGGATTCCCCGGGGCTGGCAATGTCTCGAGCCTTCGGGGACTACTGTGTCAAGGACTTCGGCCTCATTTCTGTGCCTCAAGTCATTCACAGACATATAACAAGTAAAGACCAGTTCGTGGTGCTGGCCACAGATGGG GTTTGGGATGTTGTATCGAATGAAGAAGCAGTACAGATAGTGTGGGAGTGTGAGGAGAGGGGCAAAGCTGCGAAGCGGCTGGTGGAGCGGGCGGCTGATGGGTGGAGGAAGAAGAGAAGAGGAATAGCTATGGATGATATATCAGCAATTGTACTCTTTTTtcattcatcttcttcttctcaccAATTTCAAATTGTACCTACGCTCAAGTGA